A genomic segment from Aegilops tauschii subsp. strangulata cultivar AL8/78 chromosome 1, Aet v6.0, whole genome shotgun sequence encodes:
- the LOC109743074 gene encoding uncharacterized protein: protein MKRSPIVSQARQGASASSSEANPNPAVAKVVLSLDPLSSAEPSLQFKMQKAQTRETSACSLPKSSSLNMLLLLLRQLLAITTLPCSASNATQLVYDTEGNVLSSKQNYYILPAKRASGRGLRALPTGLRCLHFVFQERSEAVLGTALWFTPLPEHASASEPIRLSSDICIEFHDFDSFCSKRLDWHLTGQVPESSSGEPKHVAAGSEEGLRSFAVFRVEKHGTGLLGYKIVSCVDKGPCKDLKMEMPQTRETSTCNLPKSFSLNMFFLLHLLAITTLPCSANNATQLVYDIEGNVLNSKSNYYILPAKPASGGGLKAVPTGLRCLHFVVEERSETLLGTPLRFTPLPEHASATEPIRLSSDIWIKFHDLRSFCSDVLDWHLTGQVPESSSGEPKHVAAGSEEGLRSFGVFRVERHGIDLSGYKIVSCVDKGPCRDLGLHVYKDKTWLTEKDYIGGFLLASRGDPCRHVHCIATVVSMLCNVFHHFRITRY from the exons TTCAAGATGCAGAAGGCTCAAACTAGGGAAACTAGCGCTTGCAGTTTACCAAAGAGTTCCTCCTTGAATATGCTCTTACTCCTCCTCCGCCAGCTCCTCGCCATCACCACCCTCCCTTGCTCTGCCAGCAACGCCACCCAACTAGTCTATGACACGGAGGGCAACGTGCTAAGTAGCAAGCAAAATTACTACATCCTCCCTGCTAAACGTGCGAGCGGCCGGGGCCTTAGAGCTTTGCCTACTGGCCTGCGGTGTCTGCACTTCGTGTTCCAGGAGCGCAGCGAGGCTGTCCTCGGCACCGCCCTGTGGTTCACGCCACTACCAGAACACGCTTCAGCCAGCGAGCCGATTCGCCTGTCGAGCGACATCTGTATCGAGTTCCATGATTTCGATAGTTTTTGCTCTAAAAGGCTAGATTGGCACCTTACCGGACAAGTGCCGGAGTCGTCATCAGGTGAGCCTAAACACGTGGCCGCCGGCAGTGAAGAGGGCCTAAGATCGTTTGCGGTGTTCCGGGTTGAGAAGCATGGCACAGGTCTCTTGGGATATAAGATAGTTTCATGTGTTGACAAGGGGCCATGCAAAGAT CTCAAGATGGAGATGCCTCAAACTAGGGAAACTAGCACTTGCAACTTACCAAAGAGTTTCTCCTTGAATATGTTCTTCCTCCTCCATCTCCTCGCCATCACCACCCTGCCTTGCTCTGCCAACAACGCCACCCAACTGGTCTATGACATAGAAGGCAACGTGCTAAATAGCAAGTCAAATTACTACATCCTCCCAGCCAAACCTGCGAGCGGTGGTGGCCTCAAAGCTGTCCCAACCGGTCTACGGTGCCTACATTTTGTGGTCGAGGAGCGCAGCGAGACTCTCCTCGGCACACCCCTGCGATTCACTCCGTTGCCAGAACATGCTTCTGCCACTGAGCCGATCCGCCTGTCGAGTGACATATGGATCAAGTTCCACGACTTGAGAAGCTTTTGCTCTGATGTGCTAGATTGGCACCTTACTGGACAGGTGCCGGAGTCGTCATCAGGAGAGCCTAAACACGTGGCCGCCGGCAGTGAAGAGGGCCTAAGATCGTTTGGGGTGTTCCGGGTTGAGAGGCATGGCATAGATCTCTCGGGATATAAGATAGTTTCATGTGTTGACAAGGGGCCATGCAGAGACCTAGGTTTGCATGTTTATAAGGATAAGACATGGCTGACT GAAAAGGACTATATAGGTGGTTTTTTGCTTGCTTCTCGAGGTGATCCGTGTAGGCATGTTCATTGTATCGCCACAGTGGTGTCCATGTTATGTAATGTGTTCCACCACTTTCGAATAACGCGATACTAA